The following DNA comes from Bacteroidales bacterium.
ACAACAAATATACAAATCCACACAAAGATCCAGAATGGGTGTGGAAGCTTGTTCCCAAGCAACTCGATCCAACGTATCAATCCCGATGATCCTGTATCCTGGGCCTGACCGTTTGTATTATCTGAATGTTGATTGTTCCCGGTTTGTTTGTTCTTTTTTTTCATATTGAGCCACTGGCAATTTCTGGTTCAAAAATTTATGTTATTCATTAGCGTAACAGTTTATTAAAAAATTGAATTTCAAATTGATATATATACCAAATTCAGAAACTCTGCTCGTATTACCATGGAACCCGCATGTTACTCATGTTCTTGTTGTAAAGGTTCCTAGATGCGGGTTTCAATAGATTATAATGTTTAAAGATTCAATATCTTGAGGACAAATCTAAAAATTAAAGGCAATATTTCACGAGGGCAAACGCTAAAATTTAGATTTGAGCCTGCATTATTCAAAAACCGGCCTTTTGCGAAATTTATTGAAGCAAAAAGCCAGGTTATTCAATAGCGTCAGAAACCCGCATCCACTGAGTTTTGCTACAAGAAAATGGTTAATATGCGGGTTATGAGAAATTTGTTTGCAGCTAAAGCTGCGATAAAGAATAATTCGGGTTAAACTGATTTTCAGACAAATTTCATGAATTTGAGAAAGCGGAGAATTTTTCCTATCATTGTTTATCATATTAAAAATTCATGAAAGCATTCCCTTTACACAGCCCGAAGTCATTCTTTTCAAGGTGCAATTTATTTTTTCTTCTTGCAGGCGGATTAAAAAAGTTGTTTTCGTGGAAAATGGTTTTTGGCCTCCTCCTATTAATGTTGTATGTGCCAATAGCTAATGCCCAGGGACTCCATGTCCCCTATGTAACCACTCCACCGGAAGTGGTGGATAGAATGATGGAAATTGCCGATGTAGGGCCAGGGGATTATGTGATAGATCTTGGCTCTGGCGACGGGCGCATTCTCATAGAGGCAGCCCGGCGAGGAGCCGTAGGACATGGGCTGGAGATTGACCCGGACCTCGTACGAAAGGCTGAAAAAAACGCTCAACAACACAGTGTTGCAGACAAGATTATGTTTTTAAAGAAAAATGTGTTCCATGCGGATTTCAGCCAGGCTACGGTAATAACAAGCTACATGACAACCACCCTCCATACAAGGCTGCGTCCCTCCTTGCTGAAAGACCTCAGACCGGGAGCCCGTGTGGTATCCCACGATTTTCGCATGGGGCAATGGAAAGCCGATAAGCATGTAGAAATGGGCGATCACGAAATTTATTACTGGGTTGTTCCGGCAACCATCGAAGGGCGGTGGTACTGGAAAGCAAACGGAAA
Coding sequences within:
- a CDS encoding methyltransferase domain-containing protein, whose amino-acid sequence is MPIANAQGLHVPYVTTPPEVVDRMMEIADVGPGDYVIDLGSGDGRILIEAARRGAVGHGLEIDPDLVRKAEKNAQQHSVADKIMFLKKNVFHADFSQATVITSYMTTTLHTRLRPSLLKDLRPGARVVSHDFRMGQWKADKHVEMGDHEIYYWVVPATIEGRWYWKANGKEFSMSARQTFQEIRIKVKSGDTFLKVDNSKLNGKRISFTAKNPENGNNYTYHGEVDEIIIEGVVQTDSGNQQWIENWSATLHK